In Francisella hispaniensis FSC454, a genomic segment contains:
- a CDS encoding lipoate--protein ligase: MHIYISQSNDIYFNLAFENWLFLEKLHQEKILFLWQNSPCVVIGRAQNPWLECNLEAMDNDKIPMVRRQSGGGTVYHDYGNLNYTIISTKKDHDIKANLELVCNAVKKLGIDVYANQRNDIVLDHHNYTYKVSGSAFREKKDRAFHHGTLLINANTKKLYDYLHQPIDKSLDTKGVKSHRSKVINLSEIKHDIQTQDITRSFIKSFRSIDLSLINEETPLENRELIDKEIEILKDWKWRFGKTLPFTKSYVKGSEEIKIKIESGIVTEVRNVYKNTNLADKNIRFENKYDFDFLKKILEQQGINQL, from the coding sequence ATGCATATATATATATCACAAAGTAATGATATTTATTTTAATTTAGCTTTCGAAAACTGGTTATTCCTGGAGAAGCTACATCAAGAAAAAATTTTATTTTTATGGCAAAATTCTCCTTGTGTTGTAATTGGCAGAGCACAAAATCCTTGGCTTGAGTGTAATCTTGAAGCTATGGATAATGATAAAATACCGATGGTGCGTCGTCAAAGTGGTGGTGGTACGGTTTATCATGACTATGGTAATCTTAACTACACGATTATCAGTACTAAAAAAGATCATGACATCAAAGCAAATTTAGAACTAGTTTGTAATGCTGTTAAAAAACTAGGTATAGATGTATATGCTAATCAAAGAAATGATATTGTCCTTGATCATCACAACTATACATATAAAGTATCAGGTAGTGCCTTTAGAGAAAAAAAAGATCGAGCTTTTCATCATGGTACTTTATTGATTAATGCAAATACAAAAAAGCTTTATGACTACCTTCATCAACCAATAGATAAATCTCTCGATACTAAAGGAGTTAAATCTCACCGTTCAAAAGTAATCAATCTATCTGAAATAAAGCATGATATACAAACTCAGGATATAACTAGATCTTTTATCAAAAGTTTTAGAAGTATTGACCTAAGTTTGATTAATGAGGAAACTCCTCTAGAAAATAGAGAGCTTATAGACAAAGAAATTGAAATCTTAAAAGACTGGAAATGGCGTTTTGGTAAAACTCTACCATTCACTAAGTCATATGTTAAAGGTAGTGAAGAAATTAAAATCAAAATTGAGTCTGGAATTGTTACAGAAGTTAGGAATGTTTATAAAAATACAAATCTTGCTGATAAAAATATTCGCTTTGAAAATAAATATGATTTTGATTTTTTAAAAAAAATCTTAGAACAACAAGGTATCAACCAGTTATAG
- the hslV gene encoding ATP-dependent protease subunit HslV: protein MEAIKGTTILCVRKGDKVVIGGDGQATLGHTVAKDNIVKVRKLNNGKVLTGFAGSTADAFTLFEKFEQKLEFYQGNLERAAVEMVREWRLDRMLSKLEAMIIVADEKLSLLISGAGDVMAADKNDIISIGSGSTYARSAATALVENTDLSAEEIVRKSLTIAADTCIYTNHNFTIESLENKKG, encoded by the coding sequence ATGGAAGCAATCAAAGGAACTACTATTCTATGTGTTAGAAAAGGTGACAAAGTAGTAATTGGAGGTGATGGTCAAGCTACTCTTGGACATACAGTCGCAAAAGATAATATAGTAAAAGTTAGAAAATTAAATAATGGAAAAGTACTTACAGGATTTGCCGGTTCAACTGCTGATGCATTTACATTATTTGAAAAATTTGAACAGAAGTTAGAATTCTATCAGGGTAATCTTGAAAGAGCAGCTGTTGAAATGGTACGTGAATGGCGCCTAGATAGAATGTTAAGTAAACTTGAAGCTATGATTATTGTCGCTGATGAGAAGCTTTCTCTTTTAATATCAGGTGCTGGTGATGTAATGGCGGCTGATAAAAATGATATTATCTCCATAGGTTCAGGCTCAACTTATGCTCGTTCTGCAGCAACTGCGCTTGTTGAAAACACTGATTTATCAGCTGAAGAAATCGTTAGAAAAAGCCTTACAATAGCCGCTGATACTTGTATTTATACAAATCATAACTTCACAATAGAAAGTTTAGAAAATAAAAAAGGATAG
- the hslU gene encoding ATP-dependent protease ATPase subunit HslU: protein MTQIMTPKTIVHELERHIIGQNDAKKAVAIALRNRWRRMQLDNEMRQEVTPKNILMIGPTGVGKTEIARRLAKLADAPFIKVEATKFTEVGYVGKDVESIIRDLVETAVKMKREEAKQKVTEKAAKLAEDRILDVLIPPARASESKVGFANEPAEDAATKKEKENKTREIFRKKIQNGELDDKEIEIEVAVAPKTIGVMGPPGMEDMTSQLQDLFSSLSTDKKKNKKMRIKDAIKLAQDEEAAKLVNEEDIKARALEAVEQNGIVFLDEIDKVCRKSSNSGADVSREGVQRDLLPLVEGSTVSTKYGMIKTDHILFIASGAFHVAKPSDLIPELQGRLPIRVELKSLEIEDFVRILREPDCSILKQYIALMKTEGVDLNFEEDAIRKIAEIAYRVNEEVENIGARRLHTVMERLLEEISFDAPELADENINITTDYVNQKLGNLVKNKDLSQYIL, encoded by the coding sequence ATGACACAAATAATGACTCCAAAAACAATTGTACACGAATTAGAAAGACACATAATTGGTCAAAATGATGCTAAAAAAGCAGTTGCTATTGCTTTGCGTAACAGATGGCGTAGAATGCAACTGGATAATGAAATGCGTCAAGAAGTGACTCCTAAGAATATTCTTATGATTGGTCCAACTGGTGTAGGTAAGACTGAAATCGCACGTAGACTAGCAAAATTAGCTGATGCTCCGTTTATCAAAGTTGAGGCAACTAAATTTACTGAAGTTGGTTATGTTGGTAAGGATGTCGAATCTATTATTCGTGATTTAGTTGAAACTGCTGTAAAAATGAAGCGTGAAGAAGCAAAACAAAAAGTCACAGAAAAAGCTGCTAAATTAGCAGAAGATAGAATCCTAGATGTGTTAATCCCTCCTGCAAGAGCTTCTGAATCAAAAGTTGGCTTTGCAAATGAACCAGCAGAAGATGCTGCAACTAAAAAAGAAAAAGAAAATAAGACTCGCGAAATTTTTAGAAAGAAAATCCAGAATGGTGAGCTTGATGATAAAGAAATTGAGATTGAAGTAGCTGTAGCTCCAAAAACTATAGGTGTAATGGGCCCTCCAGGAATGGAAGATATGACAAGTCAATTGCAAGATCTTTTCTCTAGCTTAAGTACTGATAAGAAAAAAAACAAGAAAATGCGTATTAAAGATGCAATCAAACTCGCTCAAGATGAAGAAGCTGCAAAACTAGTTAATGAAGAAGATATTAAAGCTCGTGCTCTAGAAGCTGTTGAGCAAAATGGTATTGTATTTTTAGATGAGATTGATAAGGTATGTAGAAAATCAAGTAACTCAGGGGCTGATGTGTCGCGCGAAGGTGTACAGCGTGATTTATTACCATTAGTTGAAGGCTCTACAGTATCTACAAAATATGGTATGATCAAAACAGACCATATACTATTTATTGCATCTGGCGCATTTCATGTCGCTAAGCCTTCTGACCTTATACCAGAGCTCCAAGGTAGATTACCAATTAGAGTTGAACTAAAATCTTTAGAAATAGAAGATTTTGTAAGAATTTTAAGAGAACCTGACTGCTCTATTCTTAAACAATACATTGCTTTGATGAAAACTGAAGGTGTTGATTTAAACTTTGAAGAAGATGCAATTAGAAAAATTGCTGAAATTGCTTATAGAGTTAATGAAGAAGTTGAAAATATTGGTGCTAGAAGACTTCACACTGTTATGGAAAGACTTCTTGAGGAAATCTCTTTTGATGCTCCAGAGCTAGCAGACGAAAATATCAATATAACTACAGACTATGTCAATCAAAAACTAGGAAACCTAGTCAAAAATAAAGATTTAAGTCAATATATCCTGTAA
- a CDS encoding peptide MFS transporter — protein MSITLFKKASRLLLVTQLFSTVSFAVLYSTLVLFMTQALGFTVTKASAVMGVFVAFNYGLHILGGYIGGRLISYRVLFLLGMVLQIFACLFLAFPSTEHLYIALALFLTGCGLNVPCINMMLTQQFENNDGDRESAFFWNYAGMNIGFFIGFTIAGIYQGKQSYNTLFLITTITNIIAFILLATSWKTVADRTTPLVKKIQQKGNNILLKNNFFAFLIIFITILILFIALQYPLNTNYIALVVGILLLLMFIPIARAQNIKEQKDKVYAYVILATFGLVFWSAYQLAPMALTVFAEANVDKHLLGFTIQTQWFQNVNTVVIAVGGMLLPSILLIIRKRFIFSFPMQFCFSLIFIAIGFAMLIIGILCANSYGYTAAIWLILSYIFQSIGELLIGPTGYAMVGKLAKPKLQGLMMGSWMVVTGSTSGVIASLLSILVASPDINAAPVETNSSYLTLFISLTLVAAIAAFIMYLIIPKIRKLAYI, from the coding sequence ATGAGTATTACTTTATTTAAAAAAGCTTCAAGACTTTTACTCGTAACACAACTATTCTCGACTGTTAGTTTCGCTGTTTTATATTCAACCTTAGTATTATTTATGACTCAGGCTCTTGGCTTTACTGTTACTAAAGCTAGTGCTGTTATGGGGGTGTTTGTCGCCTTTAACTATGGTCTACATATTCTAGGTGGATATATTGGCGGTCGCTTGATAAGTTATAGAGTACTATTTTTATTAGGAATGGTGTTACAAATATTTGCTTGTTTATTTTTAGCATTTCCGTCAACAGAACATCTTTATATAGCTTTAGCACTATTTTTAACGGGTTGCGGTTTAAATGTTCCTTGTATAAATATGATGTTAACTCAGCAATTTGAGAATAATGATGGTGATAGAGAAAGCGCATTTTTCTGGAATTATGCTGGTATGAATATCGGCTTTTTTATCGGTTTTACAATTGCCGGAATATATCAAGGTAAACAAAGTTACAACACGTTATTTCTTATAACAACAATCACAAATATTATTGCTTTTATACTTTTAGCCACAAGCTGGAAGACAGTAGCTGATAGAACTACACCTCTAGTCAAAAAAATTCAACAAAAAGGCAACAATATATTGCTCAAAAATAATTTTTTTGCTTTCTTGATAATCTTTATTACCATATTAATATTATTTATTGCTCTGCAATACCCACTTAATACCAACTATATTGCCCTTGTAGTTGGAATATTATTATTATTAATGTTTATTCCTATAGCTAGAGCTCAAAATATCAAAGAGCAAAAAGATAAAGTTTACGCTTATGTAATATTAGCAACTTTTGGCTTAGTCTTTTGGTCAGCATATCAACTTGCACCAATGGCTCTGACAGTGTTTGCTGAAGCAAATGTAGATAAACATCTATTAGGTTTCACAATTCAAACACAATGGTTTCAAAATGTAAATACAGTAGTAATAGCTGTCGGAGGTATGTTGCTTCCAAGTATATTATTAATTATACGCAAGCGTTTTATCTTTTCATTTCCAATGCAATTCTGTTTTAGCCTTATTTTTATAGCAATTGGTTTTGCAATGCTAATTATTGGTATATTATGTGCTAATAGTTATGGCTACACTGCTGCTATTTGGCTTATCTTAAGCTATATATTTCAATCTATAGGAGAGCTACTAATAGGTCCTACTGGCTATGCCATGGTTGGTAAACTTGCTAAACCAAAACTTCAAGGTTTAATGATGGGATCTTGGATGGTTGTCACGGGAAGTACTTCTGGAGTTATTGCTAGCTTATTATCAATACTAGTAGCATCACCAGATATTAATGCAGCACCTGTTGAAACAAATTCTAGCTATTTGACATTATTTATTAGTCTAACACTAGTTGCTGCTATCGCTGCATTTATTATGTATCTGATAATACCTAAAATTAGAAAACTTGCATATATCTAG
- a CDS encoding ion channel encodes MTIREKYSNYIPLFISITMTLNGIITILAVAIPIINKIFSININAEIPSDVYNISMKYNSGLGVIIPLVLGYFMIIIAKGIYQRKRTFWFLAVIFISLSMIGDYIQDKHIAYKITFLTHAVEIILLFYFRKTFNKKNSKNLSFYQFVVVITFLLAISYSVLGLYYLRDEFDGIKNISDAVYFTIVTFSTVGYGDIHPITEEAKLFTISIMIVGIGLFATIITVLAGSIINKVTDKFKQKNGVSYMKDHMIICGYTEITKCLIKEYLNSHIDNLIVIEKNYQQKFINIDEEQKKHFIDAESHDYDALIKANISKAKSIFILNEKDSDNILTLLAIKEVLKKDNPNTNQPKISIKLDKDESINIANNIGVDQIVSPTKKIAEMLIKYE; translated from the coding sequence ATGACTATTAGAGAAAAGTACTCGAATTATATACCTCTTTTTATATCTATTACAATGACACTTAATGGTATTATTACTATACTAGCTGTTGCAATACCAATTATTAATAAAATCTTTTCGATAAATATTAATGCTGAGATACCTTCTGATGTTTACAACATAAGTATGAAATATAACTCTGGGCTTGGAGTTATAATACCTTTAGTACTTGGTTACTTTATGATAATAATCGCTAAAGGTATCTATCAACGCAAAAGAACATTCTGGTTTTTAGCAGTGATATTTATTAGTTTATCTATGATTGGTGATTATATCCAAGATAAACATATTGCCTACAAGATAACATTTCTAACACATGCTGTAGAAATTATTTTGTTGTTTTATTTCAGAAAAACTTTTAACAAAAAAAATAGTAAAAACCTTAGCTTTTATCAGTTTGTTGTTGTTATTACGTTTTTGTTAGCAATTAGCTACAGCGTATTAGGCTTATATTACTTAAGAGATGAGTTTGATGGTATCAAAAATATCTCTGATGCTGTTTACTTTACTATCGTAACTTTTAGCACTGTTGGCTATGGCGATATTCATCCTATTACAGAAGAGGCAAAACTCTTTACAATATCAATTATGATTGTTGGTATTGGTCTATTTGCAACGATTATTACTGTATTAGCTGGTAGTATCATAAATAAAGTTACTGATAAATTTAAACAAAAAAACGGAGTTTCGTATATGAAAGATCATATGATAATTTGTGGCTATACAGAAATTACTAAATGTCTAATCAAAGAATACCTAAATTCTCATATTGATAATCTTATTGTTATCGAGAAAAATTACCAGCAAAAATTTATAAACATTGATGAAGAACAAAAAAAGCACTTCATTGATGCTGAATCACATGATTATGATGCACTTATTAAAGCAAATATCAGTAAAGCAAAAAGTATTTTCATACTTAATGAAAAAGATTCTGATAATATTTTGACTCTTTTAGCAATTAAAGAAGTACTTAAAAAAGATAACCCAAATACTAATCAACCAAAAATTTCTATTAAACTTGATAAAGATGAAAGTATAAACATAGCTAATAATATTGGTGTTGATCAAATCGTCTCACCTACCAAAAAAATTGCTGAAATGCTTATAAAGTATGAATAA
- the sthA gene encoding Si-specific NAD(P)(+) transhydrogenase: MEYNYDIIIIGSGPGGEGAAMKATRNGQKVAIIEDDAIGGGCNNWGTIPSKALRQLSREVWYNKKSFDFPEMLDTAYEIVIKQREIKKNRFANNEIDVFYGFASFIDKHKIKISRKNGSTEIITAKKFILSTGSRPYHPNDIDFTHPRILDSDKLLELKDKNIKSITIYGAGVIGCEYASILGTLDIQVNLINTRNKLMSFLDDEIIETLTNHFTVNQRINLIHNETYKSIKARGDKVVTTLNSGRIIESDYVLFALGRSGNTNGLNLDKIGIEYDPQRGLVKVNDNYQTTQENIYAVGDVIGFPSLASSAFNQGRFAATHIIDGSCNDKLVEDIPTGIYTRPEISCIGKTEEQLTAENIPYEVGRAYFKDLARAQISGSETGMLKILFHKETLEILGIHCFGHRVSEIIHIGQAIKSMPGKHNTIRYFLNTTFNYPTMAEAYRIAGIDGLNKLKPKNKQFVPEHK, encoded by the coding sequence ATGGAATATAATTACGATATTATTATTATAGGCAGTGGCCCTGGCGGTGAAGGGGCTGCGATGAAAGCAACTAGAAACGGACAAAAAGTAGCTATAATCGAAGATGATGCTATTGGTGGTGGTTGTAATAACTGGGGAACAATTCCAAGCAAAGCTCTCAGACAGCTATCACGCGAAGTTTGGTATAATAAGAAAAGCTTTGATTTTCCAGAAATGCTTGATACTGCTTATGAAATAGTTATCAAACAAAGAGAGATAAAGAAAAATCGTTTCGCTAATAATGAGATCGATGTTTTCTATGGTTTTGCTAGCTTTATTGATAAGCATAAAATAAAAATCTCACGTAAAAATGGCTCAACTGAAATCATTACTGCGAAAAAATTCATTCTCTCTACAGGATCTCGTCCATATCACCCTAACGATATTGATTTTACTCATCCTAGAATTTTAGATAGTGATAAACTTCTAGAGTTAAAAGACAAAAATATCAAATCGATTACTATTTATGGTGCTGGGGTAATTGGTTGTGAATATGCTTCTATACTTGGAACACTTGATATTCAGGTAAATCTTATCAACACTAGAAATAAACTAATGTCGTTCCTTGATGATGAAATTATCGAAACGCTAACAAATCACTTTACAGTTAACCAAAGAATTAATCTAATACATAATGAAACTTATAAAAGTATCAAAGCAAGAGGAGACAAAGTAGTTACTACTCTTAACTCAGGTAGAATTATCGAATCTGATTATGTCCTATTTGCGCTTGGCCGATCCGGTAATACAAATGGTCTTAATTTAGATAAGATTGGAATTGAGTATGATCCACAAAGAGGTCTTGTCAAAGTTAATGACAATTATCAAACTACTCAAGAAAATATCTATGCTGTAGGCGATGTTATAGGCTTTCCTTCACTTGCATCATCAGCCTTTAACCAAGGCAGGTTTGCAGCTACGCATATTATAGACGGATCTTGTAATGATAAGTTAGTTGAGGACATCCCAACGGGTATCTACACCCGCCCTGAGATTAGTTGTATTGGGAAAACAGAAGAACAACTAACTGCTGAGAATATTCCTTATGAAGTTGGTAGAGCTTATTTTAAAGATTTAGCTCGTGCACAAATTTCAGGAAGTGAAACAGGTATGCTAAAAATACTTTTCCATAAAGAGACTCTAGAAATCCTTGGTATTCATTGCTTTGGTCATAGGGTATCTGAAATTATTCATATTGGTCAAGCTATTAAGTCGATGCCAGGTAAACATAATACCATCAGATACTTTTTAAACACTACTTTTAACTACCCTACTATGGCTGAAGCTTATCGTATTGCTGGTATTGATGGTCTTAATAAGCTTAAACCTAAAAACAAACAATTTGTACCAGAACATAAATAA
- a CDS encoding prepilin peptidase, translating into MYYDIYIIFLFIFLFGAAIGSFLNVVIYRVPNKLFADEQAIAQEVLGLDKQQPLQSFSLLTPSKCPKCHNRLKYRHNIPIIGWFLLKGKCFFCKEKISFEYPLIEFITASLFVAIFYYFGFTIQSLALITLSSFFIPLFFIDAKHQILPDSLTLPLLWLGIILNYYHVFTNLEQSVWGAIIGYLSLWLVFWIYKIFTGKEGFGYGDFKLLAAVGAWFGYPMLLYTIFVSCIFGIVIAIIINIIAKRTNVIPFGPAIILATFFYLLTKDNIYIWYNHVMLIQF; encoded by the coding sequence ATGTACTACGATATCTATATAATTTTTTTGTTTATATTTTTATTTGGTGCGGCTATTGGTAGTTTTTTAAATGTTGTTATATATCGTGTACCCAATAAACTTTTTGCTGATGAACAAGCTATTGCTCAAGAAGTACTGGGACTTGATAAACAGCAACCTTTACAGAGTTTTAGTTTATTAACACCTTCAAAATGTCCAAAATGTCATAATAGGCTAAAATATCGTCACAATATTCCTATAATTGGCTGGTTTTTACTTAAGGGTAAATGCTTCTTTTGTAAAGAAAAAATATCTTTTGAATACCCGCTAATAGAATTTATCACGGCTAGCTTATTTGTAGCTATTTTCTATTATTTTGGTTTTACAATTCAAAGTTTAGCTCTAATAACTTTATCTAGCTTTTTTATACCATTATTCTTTATTGATGCTAAACATCAAATCCTTCCTGATTCTTTAACACTACCATTACTATGGCTTGGGATAATACTTAATTACTACCATGTGTTTACTAATCTGGAGCAATCTGTTTGGGGAGCTATAATTGGCTATCTTTCACTTTGGTTGGTTTTTTGGATATACAAAATTTTTACAGGTAAAGAAGGCTTCGGTTATGGTGATTTTAAACTCTTAGCTGCGGTAGGTGCTTGGTTTGGCTACCCAATGTTACTTTATACGATTTTTGTCAGTTGTATATTTGGGATTGTGATTGCTATTATTATAAATATTATTGCTAAACGCACTAATGTCATACCTTTTGGGCCAGCAATAATTCTAGCGACATTTTTTTATCTACTGACTAAAGATAATATCTATATATGGTATAATCACGTTATGCTAATTCAATTTTAA
- the bla gene encoding class A beta-lactamase yields the protein MKKIITLIIGIIFITFNFATTRIDTQITNDIQNIEKKYGGKIGVYTINRNDWSNFAVNASFYFPICSTYKFLVVGAILKQSMTNSKLLNQKIKISKNQIVDYSPITKNHINQKMTIKQLCKASMQGDNTATNILIEKLGGLKNLNKFILSLADHATKVANLEPKVNHVSLTTNENKTTPKIMARDINKLAFSDDILDKKHRLMFKQWLIASNTGSSRIAAEIPNEWEVGDKTGTCQYGTTNDVAIIWPDDNRAVIIAIFYTQSQKNAKPNSKILREVTKILLDKLQLNNTTKNA from the coding sequence ATGAAAAAAATAATTACACTGATAATTGGTATAATATTTATAACTTTTAATTTTGCTACTACAAGAATAGATACCCAAATTACCAATGATATTCAAAACATAGAAAAAAAATATGGCGGTAAAATTGGTGTCTATACTATAAATCGAAATGACTGGAGTAATTTTGCAGTTAATGCTAGTTTCTACTTTCCAATATGTAGTACCTATAAATTTCTTGTAGTTGGTGCGATACTTAAACAAAGTATGACTAATAGTAAACTACTTAATCAAAAAATAAAAATCTCTAAAAATCAAATTGTTGACTACTCACCTATTACAAAAAACCACATCAACCAAAAAATGACTATCAAACAACTTTGCAAAGCATCTATGCAAGGCGATAATACTGCTACAAATATCCTAATCGAAAAACTAGGTGGTTTGAAAAACCTCAATAAATTTATCTTATCACTTGCAGATCATGCAACAAAAGTTGCTAATTTAGAACCTAAAGTCAATCATGTCAGCCTAACGACAAACGAAAATAAAACCACTCCAAAAATTATGGCAAGAGATATTAATAAGCTTGCTTTTAGTGATGATATACTTGATAAAAAACATCGCTTAATGTTTAAACAATGGCTTATAGCCAGCAATACTGGTAGTAGTCGCATTGCTGCTGAAATACCTAATGAATGGGAGGTTGGTGATAAAACTGGCACTTGTCAATATGGTACAACAAATGATGTTGCTATTATTTGGCCTGATGATAATAGAGCTGTTATTATAGCAATTTTTTATACCCAATCGCAAAAAAATGCTAAGCCAAATAGTAAAATTCTTAGAGAAGTAACTAAAATACTTCTAGATAAACTTCAATTAAATAATACTACGAAAAATGCCTAA
- the pth gene encoding aminoacyl-tRNA hydrolase yields the protein MPKIKMIVGLGNIGKEYQDTRHNVGEWFIAKIAQDNNQSFSSNPKLNCNLAKVSIDYNNVILVFPTTYMNNSGLAVGKVANFYKIEPEEILVVHDELDIDSGEIRLKKGGGHGGHNGLRSINQHLGNNDYLRLRIGIGHPGHKSKVANYVLSNPSIAQKKDIDNAIDNGICFLDDIINYKLEPVMQKLHTK from the coding sequence ATGCCTAAAATAAAAATGATTGTTGGCCTAGGTAATATAGGCAAAGAATATCAAGATACGCGCCATAACGTTGGTGAATGGTTTATTGCTAAAATAGCTCAAGATAACAATCAAAGTTTCAGTTCTAATCCTAAGCTTAATTGTAATCTAGCTAAAGTTAGCATTGATTATAATAATGTAATACTAGTATTTCCTACTACGTATATGAATAACAGTGGTTTAGCTGTTGGCAAAGTTGCTAATTTTTATAAAATCGAACCAGAAGAAATACTTGTAGTACATGATGAGCTAGATATAGATTCTGGAGAAATACGTCTTAAAAAAGGCGGTGGTCACGGTGGTCACAACGGTCTAAGAAGTATTAACCAGCACTTAGGCAATAATGACTACCTACGCCTTCGAATTGGTATTGGCCATCCAGGTCATAAATCAAAAGTAGCTAACTATGTATTATCAAATCCATCTATAGCTCAGAAAAAAGATATAGATAATGCTATTGATAATGGTATCTGTTTTTTAGATGATATAATAAACTACAAATTAGAACCTGTAATGCAAAAGCTACATACAAAATAA
- the ychF gene encoding redox-regulated ATPase YchF: MGFKCGIVGLPNVGKSTLFNALTEAGIDAENYPFCTIDPNVGIVSVPDQRLNELAKIVKPERIITTTMEFVDIAGLVAGASKGEGLGNKFLANIRETDAIAHVVRCFEDDNIIHVSGKVDPIDDINTINMELILADIESCDKAVQRFAKMKKSGDKEALAKADFYTRLKEHLESEKPARTFEMNEDETKWLKQTPLLTSKPVLYIANVNEDGFENNPLLDKVVEYAKAENSNVVPVCAAMEQEISQLEADEKLEFLADMGLSETGLDRVIKAGYALLNLHTYLTAGVKEVRAWTIPVGATAPQAAGVIHTDFERGFIRAEVIAYDDYIKYNGEKGAKEAGKARLEGKEYVMKDGDVVNFRFNV, from the coding sequence ATGGGATTTAAATGTGGTATCGTAGGTTTACCAAATGTTGGTAAATCAACTCTTTTTAATGCTCTTACAGAAGCAGGAATTGATGCAGAAAACTACCCTTTTTGTACAATTGATCCAAATGTTGGGATCGTTTCAGTACCAGATCAAAGACTTAATGAATTAGCAAAAATTGTTAAGCCAGAAAGAATAATAACAACAACAATGGAGTTTGTAGATATTGCTGGACTTGTTGCTGGAGCAAGTAAAGGCGAAGGCTTAGGTAATAAATTCCTTGCAAATATTCGTGAAACAGATGCTATAGCTCATGTTGTAAGATGCTTTGAAGATGACAATATAATCCATGTTAGTGGTAAGGTTGATCCTATAGATGATATTAATACTATCAATATGGAACTAATCCTAGCTGATATCGAATCTTGTGATAAAGCCGTACAAAGGTTCGCAAAAATGAAAAAATCCGGTGATAAAGAAGCTTTAGCCAAAGCAGATTTTTATACTAGACTAAAAGAGCATTTAGAATCAGAAAAGCCTGCAAGAACCTTTGAGATGAATGAAGATGAGACTAAATGGCTAAAACAAACACCTCTATTAACTAGTAAGCCTGTTTTATATATTGCAAATGTTAATGAAGATGGTTTTGAAAATAATCCTCTTCTAGATAAAGTTGTAGAATATGCTAAAGCTGAAAATTCAAATGTTGTGCCAGTTTGTGCTGCTATGGAACAAGAAATTTCTCAGCTAGAAGCTGATGAAAAACTAGAATTTTTGGCTGATATGGGTTTATCAGAAACTGGTTTAGATAGAGTTATCAAAGCTGGCTACGCTCTTTTGAATCTTCATACATATCTCACTGCAGGTGTCAAAGAAGTAAGAGCATGGACAATCCCTGTAGGAGCAACTGCACCACAAGCAGCTGGAGTAATCCATACTGACTTTGAACGTGGTTTTATCAGAGCTGAAGTTATCGCATACGATGATTACATTAAATATAATGGTGAAAAAGGTGCCAAAGAAGCAGGTAAAGCTCGCCTTGAAGGTAAAGAATACGTCATGAAAGATGGTGATGTAGTTAACTTTAGATTTAATGTATAA